DNA sequence from the Brachybacterium sp. P6-10-X1 genome:
GGGTGACGACCGGCCCCCGGTTCCGTCCGGTCGCCAGGACGTAGCCGTCGGCGGCCAGGTCCTCCGGACCGGGGACCCCGGCGGCGTCGAGCTCGGCGGTGAGGGTGGGGTTGTCCTCGGGCGTGCCGAGGTGGATGCGGGGCCCGGACGCGATGTCGTCGGCGGAGTCCGCGACGACGGTGCGCACGCGGGATCCGGCGCTCTCCAGCACGTCGACGAGGGCGCCCCGGGCGGCGGTGTCGGTCTCCGCACCGATCACGACGGTCACCGGGCCGCGCAGCACCACGTCGTGTTCGCTGCCCTGCACCGAGCGTGGACGCGGGCGCAGATCCGAGACGCTCCCGGAGCCCGGGCCGCCGTCGGCGAGCGCGGCGGGGAGCGGGAGGGCGAGTGCGCCGCCGAGCGCGAGCCCGAGGCCGAGGGCGTGGCGGCGGGAGAGACCGGGGGCGCGGGGAGCCGGGGTGCGCTGGAGGAACGAGGAGGAGGTCATGCGATGCACGGGGTACTGGCGCCTTTCCGGGCCGCGCCCGTGTCCGGGCGCGGGGAGTCCGAGTCGGGGCGTGGGCAGAAGCAGGAAGGGAAGCCGCCACGGACGTGACGCGCCCCACAGAATCAGCGTCAGGTTAACAGGTTAAGCCGTTCACGCCGAGAGGTCCTCGTCGTCCGGATGGAAGATCGTCTCGATCGAGGAGCCGAAGACGGCGGCGATACGGAACGCCAGCGGGAGCGAGGGGTCGTACTTGTCGTTCTCGATGGCGATGACCGTCTGCCGGGAGACACCGAGGGCCGTGCCGAGCTCGGCCTGGGACCAGCGCCGGTCGGTGCGGAGGGCCTTGATGTCGTTGCGCATGGTGGGCTCCTCTCACCGGTAGCGGACGGCGGAGACGATGGTGCCGATGACCCACGAGAGCATCAGGATGGAGAAGGCGAAGATCCAGTTCAGCTCGGGCAGCAGGTAGAACTGCAGCACGCCGACGGCCAGGATCAGCGGGGTGGAGATGACGAACGCGAGCAGGATCGCCTCGGCGATCTTGCGGCGCTCGAACTCGTCGCCGCTGCGGTACATACCGATGTTCGCCCAGGCCATGAGGCCGACGGCGGGGATGACCAGGAGAGCGGGAACCCAGCCGGGGCCCCCGATGGACTCGGCGCCGACGGCGAGCCCCAGCCCGACGGCGTACAGGCCGATGCCGGCGGTGAAGCGGAGGGCGAAGGCGCGGTTGGCGCGGGTGCGGGCGGTGGCGTTCACGAGAGGTCCTTTCGGGAAGATCCGGCGACAACGGTGCGGCTGCGGTCGGCAGGGGCGCCGACGGCGCCGATCCGGGCGCCGAGCCGGGGCTGGGCATAGTCGCGATAGACGGGCTCCTCCGCGCGAGCGATGGTCAGCGGCGCGATCAGCACGGCGACGAGCCCCACCCGCAGGGGGACGTCGGGGCACGGAGGACCCGGGCGGTGCGTCGGGAGCTGGACACCGTCACGAAGTGCGTCCGAGGAGGTCAGAGGGTTGACGGTGTCGGGAGGAACGACGGGGCGAGGTGTCGCGGTCATGCCTCGAAAGTAAACCTTCCTTGACATGTCAATCAAGGGTGCTTGACATATGAAGTCAAGGGCCCTCGACCTTGCAGGTCGGGCGGATGCTTCAGCCGATCGTTCCCGGCCCCTCGCGCACGTCCAGCTCGCGCTGCACCCAGGCGGGATCGTCGGTGGTGATCGTGTCGACGCGGCAGGCGAGCGCGACGGCGAGCTGCTCAGGGCGGTTCACGGTCCATGGGTTCACCTGCAGCCCGGCCGTGCGCGCGGCCTCGGCGGCGCGCAGCGAGAGACCGCGGATCGACGGGCCGACACCGGCCGCCCCCAGCTCACGGGCGGTCTCCAGCGCCCGTTCGTCGATCTGCTCGACCAGGTAGGACACCGGGGTGTCGGTGGTGCGGCGGATCTCGGCGAGGGCGTCGGCGTGGAAGGAGATCACGGTCGAGGCGGCGGCCGGCGATCCCTCCGGCAGGGCGCGGAGCTGTTCGGCCACGGCCCGTGCCGCGGCGGCGACCTTGACCTCGATGAACACCGGCGCGGTGGTCACCGCCAACAGCTCCTCGAGCGAAGGGATCTTCTCCCCCTCCGCGAGCTGCACCGTGTCCAGTTCGGCGCGGGTGAGGTCCCCGATCGCGCCGGTCGCGAGCGGGGAGGCGGCATCGGCGGTGCGGTCGATCGTCTCGTCGTGCATGACCACCACCTGGCCGTCGGCACTGAGGTGGACGTCGCACTCCAGCAGCTGTGCACCGTCCTCGAGGGCCCGCCGGAAGGAGGCGAGCGTGTTCTCGGGGGCGTGCGCGGCGGCTCCGCGATGCCCGACGATCGCGGGGCGCGGGGGCGAGCTCGCGGGACGTCGGGACACGGTCTGCGGGTCGGGCTGCTGGGTCATGGCGCTCCTGAGGAGGATTCGAGGGACGGGTCCGCTGGTCACGGCGACGGCTGGGCGGATGTGCACGGTCGGTGAGGGTCGGACCCACCCCCTGGACCCTACCCAGTGGTCCGGGTCACACTGGGGATCTGCGTCCTGCCGCAGGGCGCTGTGCCCGTCCTGACGGGCCGGGCACCGATCGGGCGGACTGCCCGGGAAGGGGAACCCATGCTCAGGAACACGATCAGAACCAAGACGACGAGCGGCCACCGCGACCGCCGCGAGCCCCGACGCCGCGCAGCGGATACGGCACACGGGCGCTCCGGTCGAGGCATGGTGGCTCCGCTGGCGGGCCTCGCCGTCGCGGCGGGACTGCTCGCGGGGGCCGGCGCGGCCGCCGCGACCCCGGGAGCCGGGGAGGACGAGAACCTCTTCGACGGCACCTGGACCTTCGGCCACACCACCAAGACGCTGACCGCCGAGGAGCTCGGCGTGGTCGTCGAGGAGGAAGCGGAAGCCCGCGGGCCCGAGGAGATGTCCCTGTCCGTCCGCTGCGCGGACGGCATCGACACCTCGATCCGCGACTACGTGGCGTACTGCGTCGCGATCGCCGACGAAGGGGTCGAGCATCCCTGGAAGCTCACCGGCGGCCCGGCCGACGCCGGCCTGGTGGTCGAGGTCGAGAACTTCGGCTGACCTCGCCCGGTGCGACGGACCGTGCCCGGTGCGACTGACTATTCCCGGGGGTGCCCGCCGACGCGGCGGACGCCCCCGGAGCGGCCTCCTCAGGTCCGCGTCGGCCCCTCCATCAGGGCGCGGGCCCACGCGGGATCATCCACGGTGAGCGTGTCGCAGCCGAGCTCGAGGGCCCGGGACAGCTCCTCCTCGGAGCGGGCCGTCCAGAGGTTGAGCCGGATGCCGAGCTCGCGGGCTCGTTCGACGTCCGCCTGCCGCGCATCGGCGATCCGCACCCCGATCTGGACGACGCCCACCTCCTGCGCGGTCTCGAAGAACTCCGGGGAGGTCGTCGTCGTGGTCAGCAGCCGCGGGATGCGCGGATCCGTCGACCGCGCCGCCCGCAGGGCGTCCGGATGGAAGGAGATGATCTGCGCCGGCGCGGAGGGCTGATCCCAGCAGTCCTGGTCGAAGTACTCCGACAGGATCCGGACGACGCGCTCGGCGGCGGCCGGCGCCTTGATCTCCACGAGGAGCGTCACGCGGGTGCCGTCCTCCCGGACGGCGACGTCGAGCACCTCCGTCAGGGTCGGGATGTGCTCGCCGTGGCCCACCAGCACCCGATCGAGCTGCGCCCGGGTCAGATCCGCCACCGCACCGGTGTGCAGCGGTGACTCCTCCTGCGCGGTCCGGTCGAGGGTGGCGTCGTGGATGATCGCGTCGACCCCGTCCCGGCTGAGGTGCACATCGCACTCGAGCAGCTCGGCGCCCTCGGCGATGCCGCGACGGAAGGAGGCCACGGTGTTCTCCGGTGCCAGCGCGGCAGCGCCGCGGTGGCCGACCAGTGCGGGCGTGGCGACGCCCGTCGTGCGGGCGGGGGCGCTCACTTCCAGCCCTGGAAGTCGATGGCCTCGTAGTCCTCGCGGTCCTCGTCCAGACCCTCCTGCAGCCCGGCCGCGAGGGTGTCCAGGACCTCCTGGGGCGACGTCCCGTCGCCGTAGACACGCCCCTGGGCGGCACTGATCTCGTCGACCCGGCCGGCGTCCCAGTTGGTGTAGTCCGCGGTGCGGGCGTTCTCGAGCTGGTTGAGGGCCACGAGATAATTGGGGTCCTCGGCCACCAGGTCCTTCACCGCCTGGGTCTCCGCGGCGGCCTGGACGATCGGCACGTAGCCGGTGCCGATGTGCCAGGTGGCGGACTGCTCGGGTCCCGCCAGGAAGCGGAACAGCTCGGCGCAGGCGTCCTGGCGCTCCTGGGATTCGGTGCGCACGATCGACAGGCCGGAGCCGCCGGTCGGGACCTGCTTCTGCTGGCCCTCCTTCGAGAGCATGTAGGCCACGCCCACCTCGAAGTTCCCCTCCGCCGCCACGGTCTGGCCGGTCAGGGAGGCCGTCGAACCGCGCCAGCCGGCGGTCACCCCGGCCTGGAAGTCGGTCCCGGCGTCCTTGGCCAGGTAGCCGAAGCCGTCGTCGTGGATGAACTTCCGCTGCCACTGCAGCCACTCGACCCCGAACTCGTCGTGGATGGTGACCTCGAAGTCCTCGTTCGAGTTCGCCCCGCCGAAGCCCCAGATGTCCGCCTGGCCGTGCCAGGCATCGGCCGAGAAGGCCATCGCCGACAGCGGGCGACCCTCGACCTCGATCTTCGCCAGCTCGGGCGCGAACTCGGCGAGGTCCTCCCAGGTGCTGGGCCCTTCCTCGGGCAGTCCGGCCTCCTGGTAGCGGGTCTTGTTGAAGTAGAACAGCGGGGTGGAGCGGGCGAAGGGCACCACGAACGTCTCGCCGGCCACGACGCCCTCGTGGACGTAGTGGGGGATGTACACGTCCGTGCTCCATTCCTCGTCGAAGTAGCCGTCCAGCGGCACGAGCGCATTCGAGGCGTGGAACTGCAGCCACTGCATCTCGGGGAAGCAGACGATGTCCGGGACGGTCTGCGCCTGCAGGGAGGCGGTGAACTTCTGGACCAGGTCGGCGTACCCGCCCACGGACTCCGCGATCGCGACGATCTCGTCCTGGGACTCGTTGAACTCGGTGAACAGGGTCGTGACGACCTCGAAGTTCTCCGCCGTGAAGGGCGCCCAGAACAGGATCGGCGTGCGGCCCTCGTACTCGGGCGGGACCGTGAGATCGGCCTGGGTGAAGCCGTCGCGGATGTTGCTCTCGGCGCCGTCGCCACCGCCCAGCGGTGAACCGCAGGCGGCGAGGCCGGCGGCGCCGGCACCGAGGCCCATCGCGGTGAGCAGGCCCCGGCGGGACGGGGTGTACAGGGTGCGGGACATGCGGATCGCTCCTCGAGGTGGGGGGGGGGTGGTGGTGCGGGTCAGGGGCAGGGCGGCGTGCTGTCGGCGAGAGGCGGGGCCGTCACTTCAGGGCTCCGGCGGCGAGCCCGCCGATGATGCGCTTCTGGGCCAGGAAGAACAGGATGAGCATCGGCAGGGAGACGAACACGGCGCCGGCCATGATCACGCCCCAGTTGCTGTATCCCTCCTGGCTGCGCAGGAACAGCAGGCCGATGGGCAGGGTGCGCATGTCTGCGGTGGAGGTGACGATCAGCGGCCAGATGTACTCGTTCCACTTGCCGACCATCACGATCAGCGTGGCGGTGAGGATCATCGGGCTGGACAGCGGTACCACGATGGTGAGCATGCGACGGACGTGCCCGGCGCCGTCGATCTCCGCGGCCTGCAGGATGTCGCGATCGATGGTGCGCATGTACTGGTACAGCAGGAACATCGCGAAGGCGCTGGCGATGCCCGGCAGGATGATCCCGGCGTAGGAGTTCAGCCAGCCCAGGTTCGCCACGGTGATGTAGTTGACGATCAGGGTGACGTGGCCCGGCAGCATCAGCGAGGCGATGATCAGGGCGAAGGCGATCTTCTTGAACCGGAACTCGACGAAGACGAAGGCGTAGGCGCACAGGATCGCCAGCGAGATCTCCAAGAAGGTGCCGACCCCGGTGGTCACGATCGAGTTCACGAAGAACCGGTCGAAGGGGGCGGAGTTCCACGCCTCGGTGAAGTTCTCCAGGGTCAGCGAGGTCGGGATCCACTGCAGCGGCCAGGAGTAGATCTCCCCGTGCGGCTTCAGCGACGAGGAGAACAGCCAGAACAGCGGGATGAGGAACACCGCGATGGTCGTGAGCACCCCGGCGACGAGCAGGCCGGTCACCCAGCGCGGCCGCCGGGGGCCGCGGCTCCTGCCGCGGTTCGCCCGCGGCCCGACGACGGCGTGATCGGTGCCGGAGGCTCCCGAGCTCACAGGGGTCCCGGAGGCGGGGTCGGGGTTCAGGGTCAGGGAGCTCATGAGTCGTCGTTGGCCTTCCTGTTGCCGACGCGGACCTGCAGGTAGGTGATCACCAGCAGGATCGCCAGCAGCACGGTGGCGGCCGCCGAGGCGGTGCCGATGTCGAACTTCTGGAAGGCCTCCTCGTAGACCATCCAGCTCAGCGTGCTGGACGAGACCCCGGGCCCGCCGCTGGTCATGATCGAGATGATGTCGAAGGCCTGGGCCGCGGAGATGATGCCGGTGATCGAGAGGAAGACGATGATCGGGTTCAGCAGCGGCAGGGTCAGGTGGCGCAGCAGCTTCCCGCCGTGGGCCCCGTCGAGCGCGGCCGCCTCGTAGAGGTCCTTCGGCAGATCGAGGATCGCGGTGTAGCAGATGACCGTCACGAAGCCGAGGCGCTGCCAGGTGTAGGCGATGGTGATCGCCCACAGCGACCAGTCCGAGGTGGTGGTCCAATCCGGAGACGCGGCGCCGACCAGGGAGAACGCCCAGCGCGACAGCCCGTAGTTCGGGTCGAACATGAACAGCCACAGGATGCCGACGGCCGCTCCGGGGAGCATGTGCGGGGCGAAGGCCATGGTCTGCGCGAAGCCGGTCAGCGGGACCTTGGTGGCCAGCAGGCTTCCCAGCAGCAGACCGCCGACGATCGAGCCGACCACGCTCACCCCGGTGAAGATGAGCGTGTTCAGCAGGACCTGCCCGAAGCTCGGGTCGGTCAGCAGGTCGACATAGTTCTCCAACCCCACGAACTCCGGGCTCGGCGCCACGAAGTCCCACTCCATGACGCTGAGGCCGATGTTGTAGAGGGCCGGGTAGTAGGAGAAGACGATGATCGCGATCAGGTTCGGGGCGATCAGCGCGCCGAACAGCATCGCGTCCCGGCGCCGACGCCGGCGGCGCTGCGGGGAGGCCCGGGGCCGGGGGGGGGTGGAGCTCGCACCGCGGGTGCCCGGTGTCTCGGCGCCGGGGCCCGCGGCACCGGCGCCTCCGTCGGCCCCTCGCGGGGCCGAGCGGCCCGGGTCGGGGTGCGGTCGGACGGCGAGTGTCATGAGAGCGCTCCCAGCTTCCTGGTCGGAGGGCGGATCCGGAGTTCGGACGGGCCCGGCGTCGTCGACCGCTCACACCGTAAGGACCACCTCGTCCTGGGCACCACCAGGAGGGACGCCGTGGTGAACCGACCGTGAACATCCGCTGTCAGCCCAGGTGGGAGCGCTCCCACACCCGGTCGAGGGGGCCCCGGCCCCGCAGGACGGGGCCTTTCGGGGGCCCCGTCCACCGAGCGTTCATCGACGCGTCGCCGACTGTTCCGTCCTCGCGCGATCCCTCGCGACTCCGCGCTCCCAGGTTTCACCCGCCGGCCACCCGTCGGCCCGCGCGGGCATTCCGCGCTGCGCTACCCTGCGCTGGATACGCGGATCGCCGCCCGGACCCGGGGAGGTGCCCGCCGAGGGGGCGCCGCCCGGTCGACCCAGGGGGATGAGCGCAGGCCATGAGCCGACCACCGACGATGGAGGACGTGGCGCGCGCCGCCGGTGTCTCGCGCTCGACGGTCTCCCGCGTGTTCCAGGGCGGCGGCGAGCGCGTCTCCCCTGATGCGGTGATCGCGGTGCACGAGGCCGCGAAGCGGCTGGAGTATGTGCCCAACCTGGTCGCCAGCGGCCTCGCGATGCGTCACGGACGCCAGCTGGGGCTCCTGATCCGCGATGCCACGAACCCCGCGTACGGACATCTCCACGCGGAGATGAATCGTGCGGTCGAGGCCGCTGGGCGCACTCTGATCTCGGTCACGGCCTTCCGCCACGACTACGGGACCGCCGAGGTCGAGGGGCTGGATCGCTTGCGCGGGCAGCGGGTCGCCGGGATCTTCGTGGGCACGGGGGTGGCCGCTGCCGAGGACCTCGTCGAGACGGTCACCACGCTCCCGCTGATGATCGTCGGCCGCCCGAACGACCACCCGCTGATCGAGTCCGTCAGCTACGACGAGCGCGCCCATGGCCGCCGGGTCGCCGAGGAGATCGCGGCGGCGGGACATCGCCGGATCGCGGTGCTGAGCGCGCCCCTGCTCTATTCGCGGGTGTTCGAGCTGCGCATGCGCAGTCTTCTCGAGCGCTGCCGCGAGCTCGGGGTCCGGTCCCGCGAGGTGCAGCTGCTGCCGGTCGAGCAGGGGGTGGGTCGGGCTCTCGATGCGGCTCGGGACGAGCCTCTGAGCTGCATCGTCTGCCCCGTGGACTACGTCGCGCTGGAACTCCTGCGCGCCGCGGCCGAGCGCGGGGTGCGAGTGCCCGAGGACGTCAGCACGGTGGGCTTCGACGGCATGGGCGACGGGCTGGATCTGATCGGCCTGGCCACCGTGCGCCTGCCGGTCGCGGAGGTGGCCCGGGAGGCCGTGGCCCGGATGGACGAGCTGCTGGCCAGGGCGCGGGCGGGCCCCGGCACGGCCGACGGGCAGGATCGGCCTGCGGAGAGCCGGCCGCGTGTGCGGCATGCGGTCCACGCAGGGCAGTTCCTGCCCGGTCGGACGCTCGGCGCACCGCCGGAGCAGAGGCGCCGCTGAGGCGGCCCGCGCCCTGGCCGCTCCCCGGCTCGCGACGACCCGCCGCGCCGACCTCACCGGGCGGGACCGACCACGCCGGGCACCTCCATCCGTCCCACCCTCTCGAACACCAGCTGCTGCATCGCCGTCGCCGCCGTGGACAGCCGCACCTCGGGACGGCGGGCCAGGTTCACGGTGCGCTCCAGAACCGGCTCCACCAGCGGGATGCTGCGCAGACCCGGGCGATCCAGCACGGTCATCGCCGGGACCACGGCGACTCCGATGCCCCGCTCGACGAATCGCAGCACGGCATCCATCTCCGCGCCCTCGACCGCCACCGTCGGCGTGAGACCCGCGGAGGCGAACGCGGCATCGGTGGCGGCGCGCAGATCGTAGCTGCGGTGGAAGGCGACCTGCGGGAGATCGGCGAGCTCGGTCAGCGTCAGCCCCGCCGCCGGCCCCTCGGCTCCGCCCGGCGCCGGGGCCGCCGCCGAGGAGGCCACCACCAGGCGCTCCTCGAGCAGGGGGATCAGCTCGGCCCCGTCGATGCGGGGTGATCCGCCGCGCGTGACGATCACGGCCAGGTCGAGCTCCCCCGTCACCAGCTGGTCGACCACGGAGAGCGAACCTGCCTCGCTGACCTCGAGGTCGACGCCCGGGAAGCGGTCGTGGAACACGGCCAGCACGTCGGCGACGAGGGAGACGCACAGCGTCGGCGGCGCTCCCAGTCGTACCCGTCCCCGACGCAGGCCCGCGAGCTCGTCGAGCTCGCTCCGGACGACCTCGGCGTCAGCCAGCATCCGGCGGGCGATCGGAAGCAGCACGCGTCCGGCGTCGGTCAGCTCCGCACCTCGACGGCCCCGTCGGAACAGTGCAGCGCCCAGCTCGGCCTCCAGGGACCTGATCTGCCGAGACAGCGAGGGCTGGGCGACGAACTGCTCCTCGGCGGCGCGCGTGAAGGTGCCCAGTCGGGCGACGGCCTCGAAGGCACTGAGGTGCTCCCCTCTCATGCGCCATAGCGTAACGGTATGGATTGCTGACCACATTTGCATTAGCGCTATAGATGGGGCGTCCCTAGCGTGGAGGCCATGAGCACCGACGCCCCCACCGACCGTCTGATCACCACGTCCGTCCTCGTCATCGGCACCGGCGGCGCCGGGCTGCGCGCCTCCATAGAACTCGCCGAACGCGGGGTCGAGGTGCTGACCGTGGGGAAGCGACGACGCCACGACGCCCACACCACCCTCGCCGCCGGGGGCATCAACGCGGCGATGGGCACCATGGATCCCGAGGACTCGTGGCAGCAGCACGCCGCCGACACCCTGCGGGAGTCCTACTACCTGGCCGATCCGGCGATCGTCGAGACCGTCGCGCACGGCGCCGTCCAGGGCATCGAAGATCTCGAGCGCTGGGGGATGCCCTTCGCCCGGGAGTCCGACGGCCGACTCTCCCAGCGCTTCTTCGGCGCCCACACCTACCGCCGCACCTGCTTCGCCGGCGACTACACGGGCCTGGAGATCCAACGGACCCTCCTGCGCCGGGCCGCGGAGCTCGACGTGCCCGTGATCGACACGGTCTACATCACCCGCCTGCTGGTCGCCGACGGCACCATCTTCGGTGCCTACGGCTTCGACGTCGTCACCGGCCACGGCGTGCAGATCCATGCGGACGCGGTGATCCTCGCCGCCGGCGGGCACACCCGCATCTGGCGCGTCACCTCCTCGCGCCGCGACGAGAACACCGGCGACTCCTTCCGGCTCGCCGCCCGCGCCGGGGCCCGGATCCGGGATGCGGAGCTGATCCAGTTCCACCCCTCGGGGCTGCTGGAGCCCGACGACGCGGCCGGCACCCTGGTCTCCGAGGCCGCCCGAGGGGAGGGCGGCGTGCTGCGCAACGCCCTCGGCGAGCGCTTCATGGAGCACTACGACCCCGACCGGATGGAGCTGTCGACCCGCGACCGGGTGGCTCTGGCGAACCACACGGAGATCCTCGAGGGCCGCGGGACCGAGCGCGGCGGCGTGCTGCTGGACGTCTCCCACCTCCCGCGCGAGCAGATCCTGGCCACGCTCCCCCGGGTCTACCGCACGCTGATCGACCTGCAGATGCTGGACATCACCGAGAAGCCGATCGAGGTCGCCCCCACCGCCCACTACTCGATGGGCGGGGTCTGGGTGCACCCCGACGACCACGGCACGGGCGTCGCCGGGCTGTACGCGATCGGGGAGGCCTCCTCGGGGCTGCACGGCGCGAACCGTCTCGGCGGGAACTCCCTCATCGAGCTGCTCGTGTACGGGCGGATCACCGGGCGTGCGGCTGCGGAGTTCGCCGCGGGACGCACCAGCGTGCGCCGCGACCCCGACGTCGTCGCCGAGGCGCGCGCCGAGCAGACGGCGCTGCTGGCCGGGGACGGGATCGAGGTGCCTCGCCGGCTGCAGCGCGAGGTCCGGGACGTGATGACCGCCCACGCGGGGGTGGTGCGGAACGAGGCCGGCCTGCTCGAGGGGCTGGAGAGACTCTCCCGGCTCGAGGAGCGCGCCGAGCACGTCACCGCTCACCCGGACGTCGCCGGGTTCGACGACCTCGCCCACGCCTTCGATCTGCAGGGCTCCCTGCTGGCCGCCCGTGCCACCCTCGAGTGCGCGCTCGAGCGCCGCGAGACCCGCGGCTGCCACAACCGCACGGACTTCCCCGAGCAGGATCCGCAGCTGCGCGGGAACTTCGTGTGGTCGCTGAGCGGGAAGGTCGGGTTCGAGCCCCTGTCAGAGGTGCCGGGGCCGCTGCGGGATCTTGCCGCCGCACCCCTGGACGACTCCCCGCGCGGCAAACTCGTGGAGTAGGGGCCGCGCCGGGGGACTTGGGCACCTGGACACTGGGACACCTGGACACTGGGACACTGGCGACGACCCTCTCCACCACGACGAGGAGTTCCCCCCGTGCGCATCATGACCCGATTCATCGTCCTGGACGCCTCCGACATCGACACCGAGGCCGCTTTCTGGGCCGCCGTGCTGGGCGGGACCGTCCGCGCCTCGACCGAGAACAGCGCCTACCCCGACTGGCGCGACATCCAGGTCGACGGCGAGACCGTGCTCGGAGTGCAGCTCGCCCCGGATCACGTCCCCCCGCAATGGCCCGGAACGTCGCCCGATCGCCAGCGGCAGCAGCTCCACTGGGACCTGTATGTGGCGCGGGACGAGGTCGAGTCCGCGTGCCGCGAGGTCGCCGGGCTCGGAGCGAGCCTGCTGCAGCGGTCGGACGACCCGGAGGCCGCTGACGGCTTCCACGTCTTCGCCGATCCGGCTGGGCACCCGTTCTGCATCTGCTGGGGGTGATCCTCGGGTCGGCCCCGATTCCCGCTCGGGGCGGTAGTGCTCGGGGCCGACTCCCCGCCCAGGGGCACGACGGCGACCATCCAGGGCAGGGAGTGGACCTCGGCATTGCGCTTCTCGAGGATGGCGGGCCGGACGGACTCGAGGTCCTCGGCCGACCCGTCGATCGCCCCCGGCTCACCTCGTGACCACCTCCGCGCGCGCTCCGATGCACCGCACGCGTGATGGCGAGGCAAGCCTTTCCATGGCTGACAAGCGCCACGACCAGGGCTATCGTCGAGCTCATGAAGATGAGCAATGACCTTGAGAAGAAGTTCCAGGACCAGATCACCCTCGAGTTCGAGGCCTCGATGACGTACCGCCAGCTGGCCATCGAGGCCGACGAGCAGGACCTCCCCGGCATCGCCGCGTGGCTGCGCCACCAGGCGGACGAGGAGATCGTCCACGCCAACAAGTTCATCCAGCACGTCTCGGACCGCGACAACCATGCGGCGATCGGTGCCATCGCGGCGCCGGGCGTGACGCCGGGCCTGTCGGTGCTGGAGATCTTCGAGGCCTCCCTCGCCCACGAGCAGAAGGTCTCCGAGGCGATCCGCGAGCTGTACCGCAGCGCCGACAAGGAGGGGGACTACGACTCCCGCCCGCTGCTGAACTGGTTCGTCGACGAGCAGATCGAGGAGGAGGCCACCGTCTCCGAGATCATCGGTCGTGTGCAGCTGATCGGCGACGACGGTTCGGGCATCCTGCGCCTGGACGCCGAGCTGGGCGCCCGGCCCGCCGAGTCCACCGAGGCCGAT
Encoded proteins:
- a CDS encoding FAD-binding protein — protein: MSTDAPTDRLITTSVLVIGTGGAGLRASIELAERGVEVLTVGKRRRHDAHTTLAAGGINAAMGTMDPEDSWQQHAADTLRESYYLADPAIVETVAHGAVQGIEDLERWGMPFARESDGRLSQRFFGAHTYRRTCFAGDYTGLEIQRTLLRRAAELDVPVIDTVYITRLLVADGTIFGAYGFDVVTGHGVQIHADAVILAAGGHTRIWRVTSSRRDENTGDSFRLAARAGARIRDAELIQFHPSGLLEPDDAAGTLVSEAARGEGGVLRNALGERFMEHYDPDRMELSTRDRVALANHTEILEGRGTERGGVLLDVSHLPREQILATLPRVYRTLIDLQMLDITEKPIEVAPTAHYSMGGVWVHPDDHGTGVAGLYAIGEASSGLHGANRLGGNSLIELLVYGRITGRAAAEFAAGRTSVRRDPDVVAEARAEQTALLAGDGIEVPRRLQREVRDVMTAHAGVVRNEAGLLEGLERLSRLEERAEHVTAHPDVAGFDDLAHAFDLQGSLLAARATLECALERRETRGCHNRTDFPEQDPQLRGNFVWSLSGKVGFEPLSEVPGPLRDLAAAPLDDSPRGKLVE
- a CDS encoding VOC family protein codes for the protein MTRFIVLDASDIDTEAAFWAAVLGGTVRASTENSAYPDWRDIQVDGETVLGVQLAPDHVPPQWPGTSPDRQRQQLHWDLYVARDEVESACREVAGLGASLLQRSDDPEAADGFHVFADPAGHPFCICWG
- a CDS encoding ferritin encodes the protein MKMSNDLEKKFQDQITLEFEASMTYRQLAIEADEQDLPGIAAWLRHQADEEIVHANKFIQHVSDRDNHAAIGAIAAPGVTPGLSVLEIFEASLAHEQKVSEAIRELYRSADKEGDYDSRPLLNWFVDEQIEEEATVSEIIGRVQLIGDDGSGILRLDAELGARPAESTEADQD